A stretch of Nonomuraea africana DNA encodes these proteins:
- a CDS encoding tyrosine-type recombinase/integrase: MIYEHPLAYVLGLEGIALMRAYTGEHDRAFVEARLAEIRKLLDNNSLADAAVEVARVDTVGGYRIWSQTYDGPNAALNTDDFDADAGVLTVRNGKFGKSRLLPLHPTSSDGIGHYLRRRSQHLQRRRLPDSGVLFISTAGTRLDHSRAQKTWRQIRQDAGLRPRSANCRPRIHDLRHSFAVATLLDWYRTGQDVPAMLPRLATYLGHADPKHTFWYLSAAPELLALAGDRLEDFLAGTP; this comes from the coding sequence GTGATCTACGAGCATCCTTTGGCATACGTGCTGGGCCTGGAGGGCATCGCCCTGATGCGGGCCTACACCGGCGAGCACGACCGCGCATTCGTCGAGGCGCGCCTGGCCGAGATCCGCAAGCTCCTCGACAACAACTCCCTGGCCGACGCCGCCGTCGAGGTTGCCCGCGTGGACACCGTGGGCGGTTACCGGATCTGGTCGCAGACCTACGACGGCCCCAACGCTGCGTTGAACACCGATGACTTCGACGCCGACGCCGGCGTCCTCACCGTCCGCAACGGCAAGTTCGGCAAGAGTCGGCTGCTGCCGCTCCATCCCACCAGCAGCGACGGGATAGGCCACTACCTGCGGCGCCGCTCCCAGCACCTGCAACGGCGCCGGCTGCCTGACAGCGGCGTCCTGTTCATCTCCACCGCGGGCACCCGGCTCGACCATAGCCGAGCTCAAAAGACCTGGCGGCAGATCCGGCAGGACGCAGGGCTGCGGCCCCGATCGGCGAACTGCCGTCCACGCATTCATGATCTTCGTCATAGCTTCGCCGTCGCCACCCTTCTGGATTGGTACCGGACCGGCCAGGACGTGCCCGCCATGCTGCCGAGACTTGCGACCTACCTCGGTCACGCCGACCCCAAGCACACCTTCTGGTATCTGTCGGCCGCGCCGGAACTGCTCGCCCTGGCTGGCGACCGGCTCGAGGACTTCCTGGCAGGCACCCCATGA
- a CDS encoding DinB family protein — MAADYAQSDQFRGARIHLCDLAGLEIRDCEVSGLKIVDCYGSDVYLGGDFERLVVNDVDVTAYVEAELDRQHPTRVLARDAASPDDYRAAWDAIETLWAATLDRARLLPEAKLHEQVNGEWSLVETQRHLLFAGDAWLGNAVLEEEAPYHPLGFPAGGMPPDATAKLGLTLEATPTLDEVLAPRLARMATMRRVVDGLTEAALDRVCGRKPADPYPDQEYVVGRCLKVVLKEEAEHHRYAVRDLAVLEAGA, encoded by the coding sequence ATGGCTGCTGATTACGCCCAGAGTGACCAGTTTCGTGGTGCCCGCATCCACCTGTGCGACCTTGCCGGTCTCGAGATCCGCGATTGCGAGGTCAGCGGTCTGAAGATCGTCGACTGCTATGGGAGCGACGTCTACCTCGGTGGCGACTTCGAGCGTCTCGTCGTCAACGACGTCGACGTGACCGCCTACGTCGAGGCCGAGCTCGACCGGCAGCACCCCACGCGGGTGCTGGCGCGTGACGCCGCGTCCCCCGACGACTACCGGGCTGCTTGGGATGCCATCGAGACGCTGTGGGCGGCGACGCTCGACCGCGCCAGGCTGTTGCCCGAGGCCAAGCTGCACGAGCAGGTCAACGGCGAGTGGTCGTTGGTCGAGACCCAACGACACCTGCTGTTCGCCGGCGATGCCTGGCTCGGCAATGCCGTGCTGGAGGAGGAAGCGCCGTACCACCCGTTGGGCTTCCCTGCCGGCGGGATGCCGCCCGACGCGACGGCGAAGCTCGGTCTCACCCTCGAAGCCACCCCGACGCTCGACGAGGTGCTCGCGCCGCGGCTCGCCCGCATGGCCACGATGCGGCGTGTCGTCGACGGGCTCACCGAGGCCGCGCTCGATCGGGTATGCGGTCGCAAGCCGGCGGACCCGTATCCCGACCAGGAGTACGTCGTGGGCCGCTGCCTCAAGGTGGTGCTGAAGGAAGAGGCCGAGCATCACCGTTATGCGGTGCGCGACCTCGCCGTGCTCGAGGCCGGTGCCTGA
- a CDS encoding N-acyl-D-amino-acid deacylase family protein — MAERIDERAERVVEADGRVVCPGFIDLHSHVDLTLPDYPRVDGMIRQGVTTLVTGNCGLSPYPGSMDLAGFAAVLGGVPLAVHVAPLVGHGAIREAAMADPSGTPSEGEMTRMVELVETAMTQGAHGLSTGLIYDPGRFAGTAELVALARVVAAHGGFYASHVRDEGDGLVEAIAEAIAIGRTAGLPVQLSHHKAKRRRNWGRVAATLGMVDRARADGLDVMLDCYPYTASSTGLWAYAPNWWRPGDEVARERVQAGLEERFPGCTGRDGARTDLSDLVLSGLTGVGRLQRYEGMWLDEAAREENVSPADLVIDLLSTAEHVQVIDHAMSEADVWRVLAHPECAVGSDARLIHPDMPGVPHPRNFGTFPRVLGRLPLEEAVRKCTGLPARRMGWCDRGLLRPGAVADLLLFDPDAIGDRATFEEPRRYATGIDLVVVGGEVVIDGSDDTGAAAGRVLLRTGCG; from the coding sequence GTGGCCGAACGGATCGATGAGCGGGCCGAGCGGGTGGTGGAGGCGGACGGCCGGGTGGTCTGCCCGGGCTTCATCGACCTGCACAGCCATGTGGATTTGACGCTGCCCGACTATCCGCGGGTAGACGGGATGATTCGACAGGGGGTCACCACCCTGGTGACTGGCAACTGCGGGCTGAGCCCTTATCCGGGGTCGATGGATCTGGCCGGGTTCGCGGCCGTGCTCGGGGGCGTTCCGCTGGCCGTACACGTGGCTCCTTTGGTGGGGCACGGCGCTATCCGGGAGGCCGCGATGGCCGACCCCTCCGGCACCCCGTCGGAGGGGGAGATGACGCGTATGGTCGAGCTGGTCGAGACCGCGATGACGCAGGGCGCGCACGGCCTGTCGACGGGCCTAATCTACGATCCGGGCCGGTTCGCCGGCACGGCCGAGCTGGTCGCGCTGGCCAGGGTCGTCGCCGCGCACGGCGGTTTCTACGCCTCCCACGTCAGGGACGAGGGCGACGGGCTGGTCGAGGCGATCGCCGAGGCGATCGCGATCGGACGCACGGCCGGGCTGCCCGTGCAGCTCAGCCACCACAAGGCCAAGCGCAGGCGGAATTGGGGCCGGGTCGCCGCCACGCTGGGCATGGTCGATCGGGCCCGCGCGGACGGGCTGGACGTCATGCTCGACTGCTACCCCTACACCGCCAGCAGTACCGGCTTGTGGGCTTACGCGCCGAACTGGTGGCGCCCGGGCGACGAGGTAGCGCGCGAGCGCGTCCAGGCAGGGTTGGAGGAGCGCTTTCCCGGCTGCACGGGCCGCGACGGCGCGCGCACCGATCTGAGCGATCTCGTCCTCAGTGGACTGACCGGGGTCGGCCGGCTCCAGCGGTATGAGGGCATGTGGTTGGACGAGGCGGCCAGGGAGGAGAACGTATCCCCTGCCGACCTGGTGATCGATCTGCTCTCGACGGCCGAGCACGTTCAGGTCATCGATCATGCGATGAGCGAGGCGGACGTGTGGCGGGTGCTTGCCCACCCGGAGTGCGCGGTCGGCAGTGACGCCCGGCTCATCCATCCGGACATGCCGGGCGTGCCGCACCCGCGGAACTTCGGAACGTTTCCTCGCGTCCTGGGGCGGCTCCCGCTCGAAGAGGCCGTTCGCAAGTGCACGGGGCTGCCCGCTAGGCGGATGGGCTGGTGCGACCGCGGCCTTCTGCGGCCCGGCGCGGTGGCCGACCTGCTGCTGTTCGATCCGGACGCGATCGGCGATCGGGCCACCTTCGAGGAGCCCAGGCGGTATGCGACCGGTATCGACCTGGTCGTGGTCGGCGGCGAGGTCGTCATCGACGGTTCCGACGACACCGGCGCTGCCGCCGGGCGGGTACTCCTGCGAACGGGGTGCGGCTGA
- a CDS encoding DUF6461 domain-containing protein — protein MDHDKDLWELLAAHGIDFDTPFRSVWCEGLAVEEVARRLGADMATAQPAGWRDILTGSYRERGDGIIWVGPHAPGWVLVIQLDGNHLWRWDSWAQLSRDGGRMLYLGWPLYEIEGVEDLQYVVDGDVVTSLVVGDPEERDGSDPDALDGYLSGLDFFGDSARAEITSALRLIGRITGKEIDDEWLDGVHTRYVIRGGDQ, from the coding sequence ATGGATCACGACAAGGATCTCTGGGAGCTGCTCGCCGCGCACGGCATCGACTTCGACACTCCCTTCCGCTCCGTCTGGTGTGAAGGGCTCGCGGTCGAAGAGGTGGCTCGCCGTCTTGGGGCCGATATGGCCACAGCTCAGCCCGCTGGTTGGCGGGATATCTTGACGGGCAGCTACCGCGAGCGCGGGGACGGGATCATCTGGGTCGGCCCCCATGCGCCCGGCTGGGTCCTGGTGATTCAACTCGATGGGAATCACCTATGGCGCTGGGACTCCTGGGCGCAACTGTCCCGAGACGGAGGCCGGATGCTGTATCTCGGATGGCCGCTGTACGAAATCGAGGGTGTCGAAGATCTCCAATACGTCGTCGACGGCGACGTGGTCACATCCCTGGTCGTAGGTGATCCCGAGGAACGAGATGGTAGTGACCCCGATGCCCTGGATGGCTATCTGTCAGGACTGGACTTCTTCGGTGACTCCGCGCGTGCGGAGATAACCTCGGCTCTGCGCCTCATCGGGCGGATCACCGGCAAAGAGATCGACGATGAATGGCTCGATGGTGTGCACACACGTTACGTCATTCGCGGCGGCGATCAGTAG
- a CDS encoding NucA/NucB deoxyribonuclease domain-containing protein — MKTLEDCARARANSGSPYATPGWADVRPYSGCWTHLANIKGYDDGKETGDFDDTKSLQLDVQPTGSDGTQCKLVEGEPRRETIRKWKANGYNEWLVKSDVAEGDSHNCTIRPLLFEFGGIPYFNEAMPLWNKMEYQNVLSNIKLPFGIQAIGLPTAPGREYAPTVRCDDITFSLNFTDRQHRGACIFPFAKRIFTMKRSDAGIDEVVEHIDAALKTPGDTIPTLPPIGESGPQKKIMPGFIEAPREYNDQGNIYVNPAMLPLVRHTDPKDTPKRETLTYKNRKAIGPACRARRATMVSEGTWPKNVIVNGKSVPALQCDEYPFASTKNGAHNAKGHFSVRYVDRDKNHCTGSTWLPSTPGTALATTTSFM, encoded by the coding sequence GTGAAAACCCTCGAAGACTGCGCCAGGGCTCGAGCGAATTCTGGTTCGCCGTATGCGACGCCTGGCTGGGCGGACGTTCGTCCTTACAGTGGCTGCTGGACCCACCTGGCAAACATCAAGGGCTACGACGACGGTAAGGAGACGGGTGACTTCGACGACACGAAGTCACTTCAGCTGGACGTCCAGCCGACCGGCAGCGACGGCACCCAGTGCAAGCTCGTCGAAGGCGAGCCGCGCAGGGAGACGATCCGCAAATGGAAGGCCAACGGCTACAACGAGTGGCTCGTCAAGTCCGACGTCGCAGAGGGCGATTCACACAACTGCACGATTCGCCCCCTGCTCTTCGAGTTCGGCGGGATTCCCTACTTCAACGAGGCGATGCCTCTTTGGAACAAGATGGAATACCAGAACGTCCTCAGCAACATCAAATTGCCCTTCGGGATCCAGGCGATCGGACTCCCCACTGCTCCGGGTCGTGAATATGCACCCACGGTCCGCTGCGACGACATAACCTTCTCCCTGAATTTCACAGATCGCCAGCACAGGGGTGCCTGTATCTTCCCGTTCGCGAAGCGAATCTTCACCATGAAGCGCAGCGACGCAGGCATCGATGAAGTCGTGGAGCACATCGATGCGGCTCTGAAGACTCCGGGTGACACAATCCCCACGCTGCCACCGATCGGAGAGTCTGGCCCCCAGAAGAAGATCATGCCCGGCTTCATCGAAGCGCCTCGGGAGTACAACGACCAGGGAAACATCTACGTTAATCCCGCCATGCTGCCTTTGGTGCGGCATACGGACCCGAAGGACACTCCGAAGAGAGAAACGCTCACGTACAAGAATCGAAAGGCGATCGGGCCGGCGTGCCGCGCACGGCGCGCGACGATGGTCTCGGAAGGGACATGGCCGAAGAATGTGATAGTGAACGGGAAGTCCGTCCCTGCGCTGCAATGCGACGAATATCCGTTCGCCTCCACCAAGAACGGCGCACATAACGCGAAGGGGCATTTCTCGGTCCGGTACGTCGACCGGGACAAGAACCACTGCACGGGCAGTACTTGGCTGCCTTCTACTCCAGGTACCGCGTTGGCAACAACAACCAGTTTTATGTGA
- a CDS encoding dihydrodipicolinate reductase, giving the protein MSSAIPEIDIVHVGLGPIGRQVLSYLADRSRFKSVGAVDPAFAGQELTDGLRVVVSLDELPEWGTMAIHCAGSSLEKSAPTLVALMRAGHHVVSTCEELSNPWHTQPELAAQLDNVAREQGVVLLGTGVNPGYAMDYLPVVLAASQRSVRAVDVHRVQDAALRRLPLQRKVGVGLSVEEFEQRVRQGDIRHVGLPESARIVDRALDLGCTDFVETIDPVVGDDGMVLGIDQLVIGKRGDSTLIRLHLQMAAGLPDPRDIVVLEGEPGLTSEVRGLHGDTATAAVVVNSLGRAMAAPPGLRTVDEIPASPQHRC; this is encoded by the coding sequence ATGTCTTCAGCCATCCCCGAAATCGACATCGTGCACGTCGGGCTTGGCCCGATCGGCAGACAGGTGCTGTCCTACCTCGCCGATCGCAGCAGGTTCAAGAGCGTCGGCGCTGTTGACCCCGCGTTCGCCGGCCAGGAGCTGACCGACGGGCTGCGCGTGGTTGTCAGCCTTGACGAGCTTCCCGAGTGGGGCACCATGGCGATCCACTGTGCGGGCTCGTCCCTGGAGAAGTCGGCGCCCACGCTGGTCGCCCTGATGCGGGCCGGCCATCACGTGGTCTCGACCTGTGAGGAACTGTCCAACCCCTGGCACACCCAGCCGGAGCTGGCCGCGCAGTTGGACAACGTGGCTCGCGAGCAGGGTGTCGTCCTGCTCGGCACCGGCGTGAACCCCGGCTACGCGATGGACTACCTGCCGGTTGTGCTCGCCGCGTCGCAGCGCTCGGTGCGCGCGGTCGACGTCCACCGTGTGCAGGACGCCGCCCTGCGGCGGCTCCCGCTGCAGCGCAAGGTCGGCGTGGGCCTGTCCGTCGAGGAGTTCGAGCAGCGTGTACGGCAGGGCGACATCCGCCATGTCGGCCTACCCGAGTCGGCGAGGATCGTCGATCGAGCCCTCGACCTGGGTTGCACCGACTTCGTCGAGACCATCGACCCGGTCGTCGGCGACGACGGCATGGTGCTGGGCATCGACCAGCTCGTCATCGGCAAGCGCGGTGACAGCACGCTGATCCGCCTCCATCTGCAGATGGCCGCAGGTCTGCCGGACCCGCGCGACATCGTCGTCCTGGAGGGCGAGCCGGGTCTCACCTCGGAGGTGCGCGGCCTGCACGGAGACACGGCCACGGCGGCCGTGGTGGTCAACTCCCTGGGCAGGGCCATGGCGGCGCCGCCCGGCCTGCGTACCGTGGACGAGATCCCGGCCTCGCCGCAGCACCGATGCTGA
- a CDS encoding ABC transporter permease: MARFVANRLLALIPVLALVALITFGILHFTPGDPTVAILGMDATQEQRQALREALDLDRPIAEQFASWVGGLLSLDFGQSLYLGVPVRQALAEYLEPTVLLAVYSLVIALLVGVPAGVVSGVRRGGLVDRLVMGASVLINAVPSFFFGILMIMFFAVHLDLVPTGGYVSPVEDPLGHVSSMLLPSLVLGISLTGFARIIRSSVLDVMSAEYMETAYSKGLTRGQVVTRHVLRNAAIPSLTVIGISFGHLLGGAVVTEYVFNLQGVGQLLVESIARRDYPVIQAGVLLSALLFCLVSLAVDVIYAYLDPRVRYGR; this comes from the coding sequence ATGGCCAGGTTCGTGGCGAATCGCCTGCTTGCGCTCATCCCCGTCCTCGCCCTGGTGGCGTTGATCACCTTCGGCATTCTGCACTTCACCCCGGGTGATCCGACGGTGGCCATCCTGGGCATGGATGCCACCCAGGAGCAGCGGCAGGCGTTGCGTGAGGCTCTGGATCTCGACCGCCCGATCGCGGAGCAGTTCGCGAGCTGGGTCGGCGGCCTGCTCTCGCTCGATTTCGGCCAGTCGCTCTACTTGGGCGTTCCCGTCAGGCAAGCGCTGGCGGAGTATCTGGAGCCGACCGTGCTGCTCGCGGTCTACTCCCTCGTGATCGCGCTGCTGGTGGGCGTCCCCGCGGGCGTCGTTTCGGGGGTACGGCGCGGCGGCTTGGTCGACCGCCTGGTCATGGGCGCCTCGGTGCTGATCAACGCGGTGCCGAGCTTCTTCTTCGGCATCTTGATGATCATGTTCTTCGCGGTCCATCTGGACCTGGTGCCTACCGGCGGTTACGTCTCGCCCGTCGAGGATCCGCTGGGACACGTGAGCTCGATGCTCCTGCCGAGCCTGGTGCTGGGCATCTCGCTCACCGGCTTCGCCCGCATCATCCGCTCCTCGGTCCTCGATGTCATGTCGGCCGAGTACATGGAGACGGCCTACTCCAAGGGCTTGACCCGTGGACAGGTCGTGACCAGGCACGTGTTGAGGAACGCGGCCATTCCGTCGCTCACCGTGATCGGCATCTCCTTCGGGCATCTGCTGGGCGGCGCGGTGGTGACGGAGTACGTCTTCAACCTCCAGGGCGTCGGCCAGCTGCTGGTCGAGAGCATCGCGCGCCGCGACTACCCGGTCATCCAGGCGGGTGTGCTGCTGTCGGCGCTGCTGTTCTGCCTGGTCAGCCTCGCGGTGGACGTCATCTACGCCTATCTGGACCCGAGGGTGCGCTATGGCCGTTGA
- a CDS encoding DUF4158 domain-containing protein, which translates to MIRWPFPPGAVAFMAEQLAMDPAHFADYARRQQTVYEHAWEIRAGRRPGRRPVRRGTSYGGRTRRRRGRRPAAGRRRPGRRR; encoded by the coding sequence ATGATCCGCTGGCCGTTTCCGCCGGGCGCGGTCGCGTTCATGGCCGAGCAGCTCGCCATGGATCCGGCGCACTTCGCCGACTATGCCCGGCGGCAACAGACGGTGTACGAGCACGCTTGGGAGATCCGGGCAGGGAGGCGGCCAGGAAGACGACCAGTCCGGCGCGGAACATCCTACGGCGGCCGAACACGTCGCCGGCGCGGCCGCCGGCCAGCAGCAGGCCGCCGAAGGCCAGGGCGTAGGCGGTGA
- a CDS encoding ABC transporter permease, with translation MAVDLNVAEAPVAARAEGWWRRFRTSRRGMIGLFLLGLILLMCVLGPAISAHDPAQVDPLARLASPRAAHWFGTDQFGRDVLTRMLAGGRVSLMVAAAVTVLSVVAGCFLGLLAAMYARADGPMMRVLDALMAFPSVLLAIALMARLGPSLVNVIVALSLVTAPTFARLVRGSALVVKSAPYVELARALGLRLPTLMVRYLLANSLSPLILAATFGAANVILAEASLSFLGAGLPTSVPTWGSMLNDGQTYLRNAWWLAVAPGLALTLLLLALNMMGDALRDALDPRSERL, from the coding sequence ATGGCCGTTGACCTGAACGTCGCCGAGGCCCCGGTCGCGGCCAGGGCGGAGGGCTGGTGGCGGAGGTTTCGCACCTCCAGGCGCGGGATGATCGGGCTCTTTCTGCTCGGCCTGATCCTGCTGATGTGCGTGCTGGGGCCCGCGATCTCAGCTCACGACCCCGCCCAGGTGGACCCGCTGGCCAGGCTCGCCTCGCCGAGAGCCGCGCACTGGTTCGGCACCGACCAGTTCGGCAGGGACGTGCTCACCCGGATGCTCGCGGGCGGCCGCGTTTCCCTGATGGTGGCGGCGGCCGTCACCGTGCTGAGTGTGGTGGCCGGCTGCTTTCTCGGTCTCCTGGCCGCTATGTACGCCCGAGCAGACGGGCCGATGATGCGCGTGCTGGACGCGCTGATGGCCTTCCCGTCAGTGCTGCTGGCCATCGCCCTGATGGCCAGGCTCGGGCCCAGCCTGGTCAACGTCATCGTGGCGCTCTCGCTGGTCACCGCGCCCACCTTCGCCCGGCTGGTGCGCGGGTCGGCGCTGGTGGTCAAGTCGGCGCCGTACGTGGAGCTGGCCAGGGCACTCGGCCTGCGCCTGCCTACGCTCATGGTCCGCTACTTGCTGGCCAACTCGCTGAGCCCGCTGATCCTGGCCGCCACGTTCGGCGCGGCGAACGTCATCCTCGCCGAGGCGTCGCTGTCCTTCCTCGGGGCCGGGTTGCCAACCTCGGTGCCCACCTGGGGAAGCATGCTGAACGACGGCCAGACCTACCTGAGGAACGCGTGGTGGCTGGCGGTGGCGCCCGGCCTTGCGCTCACCCTCCTGCTCCTGGCGCTGAACATGATGGGCGACGCCCTGCGTGACGCGCTGGACCCACGCTCGGAGCGGCTGTAA
- a CDS encoding transposase, with the protein MEEILTDAGIQTVLTGIRMPRMNSIMERWIQTCRRELLDRTLIWNQRHLLYALREFETFYNEHRPHRALQHAAPLRPLSDSDIDAASITLFDVRRRDRLGGVLKEYRHVA; encoded by the coding sequence ATGGAGGAGATCCTCACCGATGCTGGCATCCAGACCGTGCTCACCGGTATCCGGATGCCGCGGATGAACTCCATCATGGAGCGATGGATCCAGACCTGCCGGCGCGAGCTGCTGGACCGAACCTTGATCTGGAACCAGCGCCACCTTCTGTATGCGCTGCGCGAGTTCGAGACCTTCTACAACGAACACCGGCCCCACCGGGCTCTCCAACATGCTGCCCCGCTTCGACCGCTCTCCGACTCCGACATCGACGCTGCCTCGATCACCCTGTTCGACGTCCGCCGACGTGATCGACTCGGAGGTGTCCTGAAGGAGTACCGGCACGTGGCTTGA
- a CDS encoding integrase, which yields MAFRLLYLIFVRLCGWLVLLGRSAAAKDVEILVLRHQVAVLERQVQRPRLSWADRAILSALTRALPRGRRSRLRLIVSPRTLLRWHADLVKRRWTFPRRRPGRPRTGMTLQRLVVRWARENVAWGYRRIHGELVVLGYVVAPSTVWAILKAAGMEPSPKRAGPTWREFLAAQAKTILAVDLFHVDTIFLRRLYVLFFIEHGTRRVHLVGVTANPTGAWVVQQARNLLMDLQESAGGARFLIRDRDAKFTGLFDAVFASIGVKVIMTPV from the coding sequence GTGGCCTTCCGTCTGCTCTATCTGATCTTCGTCCGGCTGTGTGGCTGGCTCGTTCTGCTCGGCAGATCTGCTGCAGCTAAGGATGTCGAGATCTTGGTGTTACGCCATCAGGTGGCTGTCCTTGAGCGGCAGGTGCAGCGGCCTCGGCTGTCGTGGGCGGACCGGGCGATCCTGTCGGCCTTGACGAGGGCGCTGCCGAGGGGGCGACGTAGCCGGCTGCGGTTGATCGTCTCCCCGCGCACGCTCCTGCGCTGGCACGCCGATCTGGTCAAGCGCCGCTGGACGTTTCCGCGCCGCCGCCCAGGCAGGCCGCGAACGGGTATGACCCTCCAGCGGCTGGTGGTGCGATGGGCTCGGGAGAACGTGGCCTGGGGATATCGGCGCATTCACGGTGAACTGGTCGTCCTGGGCTACGTGGTCGCCCCATCGACAGTGTGGGCGATCCTCAAGGCCGCGGGGATGGAGCCGTCTCCGAAGCGTGCGGGGCCGACATGGCGCGAGTTCCTTGCCGCCCAGGCCAAGACGATTCTGGCCGTGGACCTCTTCCACGTTGACACCATATTCCTGCGCCGCTTATACGTGCTGTTCTTCATCGAGCACGGCACTCGCCGGGTGCATCTGGTCGGCGTGACGGCGAATCCGACCGGTGCGTGGGTCGTGCAGCAGGCCCGCAACCTGCTCATGGATCTCCAGGAAAGCGCCGGTGGTGCGCGGTTTCTGATCCGGGATCGGGACGCGAAGTTCACCGGGTTGTTCGATGCGGTGTTCGCCTCGATCGGGGTGAAGGTCATCATGACGCCGGTGTGA
- a CDS encoding helix-turn-helix domain-containing protein, with protein sequence MLLRLAYLTVTNAFAALRLLPVGDRDKDVEILALRHQITVLERQLGADTKVKFAPEDRAFLAALLMPLPREVLRRLRLLVRPDTILRWHRNLLRQRHARTCQRKRPGRPPTVRSIRALILRLVRENPAWGYRRVHGELATLGIKVAPSTVWEILKQEGVDPSPEQASVTWAGFLRSQADALLACDFIETVTLTAGSASTSWRSSSMPPGVFACWASPLTRPSPGSSRRSGIS encoded by the coding sequence GTGCTTCTCCGTCTGGCTTACCTAACCGTCACGAACGCCTTCGCTGCGCTGCGGTTGTTGCCGGTGGGAGATAGGGACAAGGACGTCGAGATCCTGGCCCTGCGCCACCAGATCACCGTTCTTGAACGCCAGCTCGGCGCGGACACCAAAGTGAAGTTCGCTCCTGAGGATCGCGCCTTCCTGGCCGCGCTCCTGATGCCGTTACCGCGCGAGGTCCTGCGTCGGCTGCGGCTCCTCGTCCGCCCGGACACCATCCTGCGCTGGCACCGCAATCTGCTCAGGCAGCGTCACGCCCGTACCTGTCAGAGGAAACGGCCGGGCCGTCCACCCACCGTGCGCTCCATCCGCGCGCTCATTCTGCGGCTGGTCCGAGAGAACCCCGCGTGGGGTTACCGGCGCGTGCACGGCGAGCTCGCCACCCTGGGCATCAAGGTCGCACCTTCCACCGTGTGGGAGATCCTTAAGCAGGAAGGCGTAGATCCATCCCCTGAGCAGGCATCGGTGACGTGGGCCGGTTTCTTGCGTTCGCAGGCCGACGCTCTGCTGGCCTGCGACTTCATCGAGACCGTCACTCTCACAGCGGGCAGCGCCAGTACGTCTTGGCGGTCATCGAGCATGCCACCAGGCGTGTTCGCGTGCTGGGCGTCACCTCTCACCCGACCGTCACCTGGGTCATCCAGGCGATCCGGAATCTCGTGA